A single region of the Nicotiana sylvestris chromosome 6, ASM39365v2, whole genome shotgun sequence genome encodes:
- the LOC104247034 gene encoding syntaxin-124-like, translated as MNDLFSNSFKKYQDLKKQVQVDDLEGGQVGQSENESIDLAKFFEDVENVKEDMKNVEKLYKKLQESNEESKLVHNAKTVKEIRSRMDSDVSQVLKRVKMIKGKLEALERSNAAHRKIPGCGPGSSADRTRTSVVSGLGKKLKVLMDDFQALRARMNDEYKETVARRYFTVTGEKANDELIENLISSGESESFLQKAIQEQGRGQIMDTISEIQERHDAVKEIEKNLIELHQIFLDMAALVEAQGQQLNDIESHVAHASSFVRRGTEQLTEARELQKSSRKCTCIAIFLIILLVIVLTFPLWWPLLVSKIAN; from the exons ATGAATGACTTGTTCTCTAATTCGTTTAAAAAATACCAGGACCTTAAAAAACAGGTCCAAGTGGATGATCTAGAGGGTGGTCAAGTTGGCCAATCAGAAAATGAAAGCATTGATCTTGCTAAATTCTTTGAAGATGTAGAGAATGTGaaagaggatatgaaaaatgtCGAAAAGCTCTACAAAAAACTACAAGAATCAAATGAAGAGAGCAAACTTGTACATAATGCCAAGACTGTAAAAGAAATAAGGTCCAGGATGGACTCGGATGTATCACAGGTCTTGAAACGCGTCAAGATGATCAAAGGAAAATTGGAAGCCCTCGAACGATCCAATGCTGCTCATAGGAAAATCCCAGGTTGTGGTCCTGGTTCTTCTGCAGATCGAACGAGGACTTCAGTAGTTAGCGGGTTAGGGAAGAAACTAAAAGTTCTCATGGATGATTTCCAGGCTTTAAGGGCAAGAATGAATGATGAATATAAGGAGACTGTTGCAAGAAGATACTTTACTGTGACAGGAGAGAAGGCTAATGATGAATTGATCGAGAATTTGATATCGAGTGGGGAGAGCGAGTCTTTCCTTCAGAAGGCAATTCAAGAACAAG GTAGAGGCCAGATAATGGACACTATTTCAGAAATACAAGAAAGACATGATGCTGTGAAGGAGATTGAGAAGAATTTGATTGAGCTACACCAAATATTTCTAGACATGGCTGCATTGGTGGAAGCACAAGGCCAACAATTGAATGATATTGAAAGTCATGTGGCACATGCAAGTTCTTTTGTTAGGCGAGGCACAGAGCAACTAACAGAAGCTAGGGAGTTACAGAAAAGCTCAAGAAAGTGTACTTGCATTGCCATTTTCCTTATCATTTTGCTTGTCATTGTTCTTACTTTTCCTCTCTGGTGGCCATTACTTGTTAGCAAAATTGCAAATTAa
- the LOC104247036 gene encoding protein LAZ1-like gives MQRIISISSDYLNRIIQNPHSSYSPPIWATLVAGFFVILTITLSTYLIFEHLSVYKNPEEQKFLIGVILMVPCYAVESFVSLVNPAISVDIGILRDCYESFAMYCFGRYLVACLGGEKRTIEFMKREGRAGSKMPLLEHGSEKGIVKHHFPMNYIFKPWKLGQWVYQVIKFGIFQYVIIKAFTATLAVILETFDVYCEGDFKWNCGYPYMAVVLNFSQSWALYCLVQFYTITKDELSHIKPLYKFLTFKSIVFLTWWQGVVIALFSTLGFFRSPIAQALQFKSSVQDFIICIEMGIASMVHLYVFPAKPYELMGERFTGDVAVLGDYVSADLPVDPDEVRDSERPTKLRLPQPDADDRGGTTIRESVKDIFISGGEYIVNDLKFTVTHAVEPVEKGIQKLHKISQNIKKHDKGRKTKDDSDVATSSPTRRVIRGIDDPLLNGSVSDSGISRKKHRKKSGNTSAESGGESGTDQNFGGIQVRGRRWVTKD, from the exons ATGCAGAGGATAATATCAATTTCATCGGATTATTTGAATCGAATAATCCAGAATCCTCATAGCAGTTATTCGCCGCCAATATGGGCAACTCTAGTTGCTGGATTCTTCGTAATCCTTACTATCACACTTTCTACGTATCTCATCTTCGAACACCTTTCAGTTTACAAAAATCCCGAG GAACAAAAGTTTTTGATTGGAGTAATATTGATGGTGCCTTGTTATGCTGTTGAATCA TTTGTGTCATTGGTAAATCCAGCGATTAGTGTTGACATCGGGATACTACGTGATTGCTATGAATCCTTTGCCATGTACTGCTTTGGGAGGTATCTTGTTGCATGTTTAG GTGGGGAAAAGAGAACCATAGAATTTATGAAGAGGGAAGGACGTGCAGGTTCAAAGATGCCACTACTAGAGCATGGTTCTGAAAAGGGGATTGTTAAGCATCATTTTCCCATGAATTATATTTTCAAGCCATGGAAACTTGGTCAGTGGGTATACCAAGTTATCAAGTTTGGAATTTTCCAATAT GTGATAATCAAAGCATTTACTGCTACTTTGGCAGTGATTCTTGAAACTTTTGATGTATATTGTGAAGGAGACTTCAAATGGAATTGTGG GTATCCGTATATGGCTGTGGTTTTAAATTTCAGTCAATCATGGGCATTGTATTGCTTAGTTCAATTTTATACTATTACAAAGGATGAATTATCTCACATCAAGCCGCTGTACAAGTTTCTAACATTCAAGTCAATTGTTTTCTTAACTTGGTGGCAAGGCGTGGTGATAGCCCTGTTTTCTACACTTGGTTTCTTTAGAAGTCCAATAGCTCAAGCTTTGCAGTTTAAATCCAGCGTTCAAGATTTCATCATATGCATTGAG ATGGGCATTGCTTCTATGGTTCACCTCTATGTCTTCCCTGCCAAGCCATACGAGCTGATGGGAGAGCGTTTTACGGGAGATGTTGCAGTTCTTGGAGATTACGTATCTGCTGACTTGCCGGTAGATCCTGACGAGGTTAGAGATAGTGAACGTCCCACCAAATTACGTCTTCCTCAACCCGACGCTGATGATAGGGGCGGAACAACCATCAGAGAAAGTGTTAAAGATATCTTTATTAGTGGTGGTGAATAT atagtgaatgacttgaaattcaCAGTAACCCATGCAGTGGAACCTGTAGAGAAAGGAATTCAAAAATTACATAAAATCTCtcagaacataaagaaacacgaCAAAGGGAGAAAAACTAAGGACGACAGTGACGTTGCCACATCATCTCCAACACGAAGAGTCATACGTGGGATAGATGATCCCCTTTTGAACGGAAGCGTTAGTGATAGTGGCATTTCTAGGAAGAAGCACCGTAAAAAATCTGGAAATACCAGTGCAGAAAGTGGTGGAGAGAGTGGCACTGATCAGAACTTTGGTGGTATTCAAGTTCGTGGTCGAAGGTGGGTTACTAAGGATTAA